The genomic stretch gagggtctcccaggagattcaagggagcaggaactccatACAATAGTTCAAAAGGCGTGAGATTCAACAAGGAAGGAGTATTCCTGACCctaaaaagagccagagggaggagtaccacccagtcacctccagtctccatggtcaatttagtaagggtctcttttagagttctatttatgcTTTtcacctgtcctgaactttggggtctatatgcacaatgtaatttccaattagtccccaaaaatctggccacctcctgacttacctgagcaacgaaggccggcccattgtctgacccgatTACCTTTGGTACTCCAAACtggggaaaaatgtcttccaaaatcttcttggctacaaccagagcagtctctttcttagtgggaaaagcttccacccatcctgagaaggtatctacaaagactagaagatatttatttccatacctgGCCGGCTTGATCTTGGTaaagtccacttcccaatgcattccaggtctagttcccctTAACCGTTTTCCTGAGCTTTGGAAATTCTTTCCTACGTTTACCTTTTGGCAAGTTATACATGTCTGAGTCACTTTTTCGGTTAgagcagtgaggtttagtattcggtaaggagattggagaacaatttcagtcaatttccttgcccctaaatgagtccattgatgcatttgcgctattagtctcttagcatcttcctgtggcaaaatgaccttacctttggagtcaatccatgctcccacattagcatcgaatgtcccttgttttctctgtatttgctccaggtcatcctctgagtattttagctgttccttctctggcaattcagtagttaatatcattggagcaggacttcctctagcagctgctttagcctcctgatcagccatgttatttccctttgctgccttggaatttcccttctgatgtcccaggcagtgaattatgcttaccttggtgggcagtagtaaggcattgagcaaggccaagatttcatttttatttttaatttctttaccggCTGACGTCAATAGGCCTCTCTGCtggtagatggccccgtgcacatgggccgtagcaaaggcatacctgctgtcagtgtagatgtttatctttttgtcttgccccaaagttaatgcttgagttaaggcaattagttctgctttttgagcagaggtgccttcaggcagcgcttgggcccatattaccttgtgtccatccaccaccgctgctcccgcttttctttttccattttccaaaaaGCTACTCCCAACTGTGTAATATatcacctcagcatctggcagaggctggtcttttaagtcctttcgccatccctgttcttccgccaacacctgcaagcaatcatgctctgggggctgaatctctggatctggtaacagggtggcagggtttagccccgttgctggggcaaaagtaatcctgtcattattcaaaagcaaagttTGATAATGAGTCATGCGCgcattcgtgagccagcgatcaggtggctatctgacaacactctcaagggcatgaggggcataaacagtaagatcttgtcccaaggtcagcttgtcagcatcctttaccAATGCGGTGACTGCTGCTATTATCCGAAGGCAGGTcggccatcctgctgctactggatcaagctttttagatagataagctaccggtctcttccagggtccaatctttTGAATTAACAACCCTTTAGCCATTCCCtggttctcggccacatagagatgaaaaggtttagtgacatcaggaagtcccaaggctggagctgacattaaagcctgtttaatattatcaaatgcagcctgttcatcttttccccaggaaaaagtgtcattgccctttgtaagggcatacagagggtCTGCCATTTCAGCGAACCCAGGAATCCATaatcggcaaaaccccgctgtaccaagaaattccctcagttgttttgtagttcgtggagggggaatatgaaacagtctcttttctagcctccaataaccatctttttccttcctttagtatataccccaggtaactgacctgtttccggcatatctgggccttctttgctgatgctctatagccGAGTTCACCCAATTCTTGTAAAAGTTGGCCAgtggctttgagacaggttttctgacaatctgcagctagtaagatgtcatccacgtactggagaagagttacctgagtatttgtggcccggaagtgtgccaggtctcggtgcagggcttcatcaaatatggtaggagaattCTTAAATCCTTGGGGAAGTCGAGTCCATGTTAGTTGGCCCGAGACCCCGGAGTCGggatctttccattcaaaagtgaaaatgtcttggctggcagggctaagttgaagacaaaagaatgcatctttaaggtctagaacagtataccaggctctgtcagggggaagggagctcagcaggttatacgggttggggactgttggatgtaagtccataacctgtttgttaacttccctcaggtcttgCACAGGCCGATAATCGTTGCTCCCAGGCTTTTGGACCGGCAGTAATGGAGTATTCCAAGCAGATTGACACCTTTTCaaaacccctaggtcaaggagtcactgtatatgagggcgaatcccatcatgggcttccttagacattggatactgccgcactgcaactggggctgcctgaggttttagctctatctggactggcggttgctttcttgctttccctaagccagctgtttcaacccaggcctcagggtattcttttacccaccagtcaatgtctttttccccctcttttaaatttttaaatagccgGTATTCATCTTCCAAGTGAATTGTAAGCACGTGAATAGGATCCCCTCTTTTATCTGTAACCTGTGGGCCTTCTGGGATAAAATAgatgtgggctcctattttggtCAGAATATCCCGTCCCAGCAATGGGTATGGGCAGTCAGGCATGACTAAGAACGAGTGGGATACCCggcccactccaaggtccactgttcttcgggtagtccatgtatattgcttacatccagtggccccttgaacccatgattttgtttttctttcttagcccctgagtcttgcaacagaactgaatgctgagcgccagtatccactagaaaatggactggcttcccctccaccttgagGGTTACCCTGGGTTCGGGGAGGGGAACCGAACCCCGTCCTCCCTAATCGCTGTCATTGTTTAAGGTCAGGACCCTGGTCCCTGTGGCTCGAGAattcagctgcttcttcttccttttggggcaatccctcctccagtgtcccgtctccttgcagtaggcacactggtccttagacaaagggcccttacggttgccaggaactctctccctttcagAACGACTTTCCTGAACTACGGTGGCCAGAAGAATCTTAgtcaattttttatcctgcctcttgtctctctctctctctcttatctcctgttctttctgtttcctttcttctttttcttcttctgtttctcgactatagaagactttctctgctacttgcactaaatccttcaacgacttatcctgcagaccttctaatttctgaagtttcctACGAATATCCCTAACTgactgatctatgaaagatacagcCACTGTTGCCCTGTGCTCATCTGAAGCAGGGTCATAGTGAGTAAACCAGCGGAATGCATCCATCAGCCATTCTAAGTAGGCTGCAGCAGATTCCTCCGGCCCCTGGACCACTTCTCTTACCTTAGTCAAATTGGTGGGTCTTCGAGCAGCCCCACGGAGACCCGCCATTAGAGTCTGGCAGTAAACCTTCAAGTGCTGCCTACCCtctggtgtattgtaatcccaatCAGGACGAGAGAGAGGAAACCCATTATTAATCTCGTCGGGGAGAACTTTAGGCTTCCCATCCGCCCCCAGGACATTCTTCCTTGCTTCTAGAAGAACTCGTCCCCTCTCCTCGGtagtcaggagtgtctgtaaaagctgttggcaatcatcccaagtgggctggtgagagaaaaggacagattcaaacaagtcagtcaaggcttgggggttctcag from Meriones unguiculatus strain TT.TT164.6M chromosome X, Bangor_MerUng_6.1, whole genome shotgun sequence encodes the following:
- the LOC110541474 gene encoding LOW QUALITY PROTEIN: uncharacterized protein LOC110541474 (The sequence of the model RefSeq protein was modified relative to this genomic sequence to represent the inferred CDS: inserted 3 bases in 2 codons; deleted 2 bases in 1 codon; substituted 3 bases at 3 genomic stop codons) gives rise to the protein MTPSLRAPEVGAQWWRRPAGGGPGGARKPLPGAGGQVTRSGGTARGAGRLASYWPFSTADLYNWKAHNPPFSENPQALTDLFESVLFSHQPTWDDCQQLLQTLLTTEERGRVLLEARKNVLGADGKPKVLPDEINNGFPLSRPDWDYNTPEGRQHLKVYCQTLMAGLRGAARRPTNLTKVREVVQGPEESAAAYLEWLMDAFRWFTHYDPASDEHRATVAVSFIDQSVRDIRRKLQKLEGLQDKSLKDLVQVAEKVFYSRETEEEKEERKQKEQEIRERERDKRQDKKLTKILLATVVQESRSERERVPGNRKGPLSKDQCAYCKETGHWRRDCPKRKKKQLNSRATGTRVLTLNNDSDXGGRGSVPLPEPRVTLKVEGKPVHFLVDTGAQHSVLLQDSGAKKEKKSWVQGATGCKQYTWTTRRTVDLGVGRVSHSFLVMPDCPYPLLGRDILTKIGAHIYFIPEGPQVTDKRGDPIHVLTIHLEDEYRLFKNLKEGEKDIDWWVKEYPEAWVETAGLGKARKQPPVQIELKPQAAPVAVRQYPMSKEAHDGIRPHIQXLLDLGVLKRCQSAWNTPLLPVQKPGSNDYRPVQDLREVNKQVMDLHPTVPNPYNLLSSLPPDRAWYTVLDLKDAFFCLQLSPASQDIFTFEWKDPDSGVSGQLTWTRLPQGFKNSPTIFDEALHRDLAHFRATNTQVTLLQYVDDILLAADCQKTCLKATGQLLQELGELGYRASAKKAQICRKQVSYLGYILKEGKRWLLEARKETVXHIPPPRTTKQLREFLGTAGFCRLWIPGFAEMADPLYALTKGNDTFSWGKDEQAAFDNIKQALMSAPALGLPDVTKPFHLYVAENQGMAKGLLIQKIGPWKRPVAYLSKKLDPVAAGWPTCLRIIAAVTALVKDADKLTLGQDLTVYAPHALESVVRXPPDRWLTNARMTHYQTLLLNNDRITFAPATGLNPATLLPDPEIQPPEHDCLQVLAEEQGWRKDLKDQPLPDAEVIYYTVGSSFLENGKRKAGAAVVDGHKVIWAQALPEGTSAQKAELIALTQALTLGQDKKINIYTDSRYAFATAHVHGAIYQQRGLLTSAGKEIKNKNEILALLNALLLPTKVSIIHCLGHQKGNSKAAKGNNMADQEAKAAARGSPAPMILTTELPEKEQLKYSEDDLEQIQRKQGTFDANVGAWIDSKGKVILPQEDAKRLIAQMHQWTHLGARKLTEIVLQSPYRILNLTALTEKVTQTCITCQKVNVGKNFQSSGKRLRGTRPGMHWEVDFTKIKPARYGNKYLLVFVDTFSGWVEAFPTKKETALVVAKKXFGRHFSPVWSTKGNRWKGPYCILLTTPMAVKVEGIAAWIHASHVKPAPEDSTSDWKIQPSDKPLKLKLVKNVSRG